One Drosophila willistoni isolate 14030-0811.24 chromosome 2R unlocalized genomic scaffold, UCI_dwil_1.1 Seg167, whole genome shotgun sequence DNA segment encodes these proteins:
- the LOC6642569 gene encoding uncharacterized protein LOC6642569 translates to MPTTLTTTTTTRQPEDFNAGADAAAAAAADDEKTLATATISTSLSAVQTPPQTEATNHTFKSLAFLAGFPDSLLAPFGAFPPASSSYSSSATSDGFAVAETDLGQSLPIFDFGMPRNITGRTGHTEAIIKCRVDSLHDKSVSWIRKRDLHILTVGTATYTSDKRFQVTESKDSREWTLHVKAPQARDSGIYECQVNTEPKMSMAFQLNIIEISPDAKAIISGPHDLHFKAGSAIILNCVVQQPSVKDIGPIYWYRGEHMITPFDADDDSVPQQQQEQQPSKPQSKQTEQSSISLEDSRKLETSLNEVLSVDLQKDFATRIAMESQLGDTLKSRLRISNAQTTDTGNYTCQPTTASSASVLVHVINDENPAAMQKSAGFALCGLDLKLRFSLCLLLVLQWTK, encoded by the exons ATGCCAACaacactaacaacaacaacaacaaccaggcAACCGGAAGACTTCAATGCTGGTGCTgatgccgctgctgctgctgctgctgatgatgagaAAACActggcaacagcaacaatttcAACGTCCTTGTCTGCGGTGCAGACGCCACCACAAACGGAAGCGACGAATCACACTTTCAAGAGTTTAGCCTTCCTGGCTGGCTTTCCTGACTCACTCCTCGCCCCATTCGGGGCATTTCCACCCGCCTCCTCTTCATACTCCTCCTCGGCTACATCAGATGGCTTTGCGGTGGCGGAAACAGACCTTGGACAGTCGTTGCCAATTTTTGACTTTGGCATGCCAAGGAATATCACAGGACGAACTGGCCATACGGAGGCAATAATTAAATGCCGTGTCGATAGTCTGCATGATAAATCG gtATCATGGATACGTAAACGTGATCTGCATATCCTGACCGTTGGCACTGCAACTTACACCTCCGACAAACGATTCCAG GTAACCGAATCGAAGGATTCACGGGAATGGACGTTGCATGTAAAGGCGCCCCAAGCAAGAGATAGCGGCATATACGAGTGTCAAGTGAACACCGAACCGAAAATGTCCATGgcatttcaattgaatatCATTG AAATCTCACCCGATGCCAAGGCAATCATTAGTGGACCACATGATTTGCATTTTAAAGCTGGCAGTGCAATCATACTGAACTGTGTGGTTCAACAGCCTTCGGTTAAGGATATAGGACCCATCTATTGGTATCGAGGTGAGCATATGATCACACCCTTCGATGCCGACGATGACAGCGtaccgcagcagcagcaggagcagcagcccAGCAAACCACAGTCAAAACAAACGGAACAGAGTTCGATTTCATTGGAGGACTCTAGGAAATTGGAAACCTCACTCAATGAGGTTCTCAGTGTGGATCTGCAAAAGGATTTTGCCACACGCATCGCCATGGAATCGCAGCTGGGTGATACCCTGAAGTCAAG GCTACGCATCTCGAATGCCCAGACAACCGATACTGGCAACTACACATGTCAGCCCACAACGGCGAGCAGTGCCAGTGTACTGGTCCATGTGATTAATG ATGAGAATCCCGCAGCGATGCAGAAAAGTGCTGGATTTGCTTTGTGTGGCCTCGACTTGAAGCTGCGATTCAGTCTCTGTCTGTTGTTGGTCCTCCAATGGACAAAgtag
- the LOC6642571 gene encoding odorant receptor 22c yields the protein MIDSSLKLTPEPLIAHSFYRIPRISGLIVGIWPRWSRPWYICLVFFFSFFVVLVGAVGENLYGCLHLDNLVIALEAFCPGSTKAVCVLKMTIFFMHLPQWHSLSERLRHMLYENQDEVSQRMLVGLSTTANRLSLLLLASGSMTNTAFNVQPLIMALYRWWQELPGQVELPFNISLPAFAIQQPMFPFTYLLLTASGFCTVFTFSFVDGYFLCSCMYICGVFRLVQQDIRRTFDDFKEVNVFTTSINNGIRQKLQIIIERHNAIIDLCTDLTSQFTVIVLMHFLSAAFVLCSTILDIMLNTSSLSGLTYICYSIAALTQLFLYCYGGNHVNESSLAVADVLYEIEWYKCDARTRKMILMILRRSQRAKRIAVPFFTPSLPAFSSILSTTGSYITLLKTFL from the exons atgaTTGACAGTTCATTGAAACTAACGCCAGAACCATTGATAGCCCATAGTTTCTATCGCATACCACGCATCTCGGGCTTAATTGTGGGCATTTGGCCCCGATGGAGTCGTCCTTGGTATATCTGTTTGGTATTTTTCTTCAGTTTCTTTGTGGTTTTAGTTGGTGCTGTGGGGGAGAATCTCTATGGATGTTTACACCTGGACAATTTGGTAATTGCCCTGGAGGCCTTCTGTCCCGGCAGCACCAAGGCCGTTTGTGTATTGAAAATGACcatattttttatgcatttgcCGCAATGGCATAGCCTGAGTGAACGTCTACGCCATATGCTTTATGAGAATCAAGATGAGGTTAGCCAACGTATGTTAGTTGGTCTCTCGACGACAGCGAATCGCCTTAGTTTGCTGCTCCTTGCATCTGGCAGTATGACCAATACAGCATTCAATGTTCAGCCTTTGATAATGGCCCTGTATCGTTGGTGGCAAGAGTTGCCAGGACAAGTGGAGTTGCCATTTAATATCAG TTTGCCCGCCTTTGCTATCCAGCAGCCCATGTTTCCGTTCACCTATCTTCTGTTGACTGCATCCGGTTTCTGTACTGTATTCACATTCAGTTTTGTCGATGGTTACTTTCTCTGCAGTTGCATGTACATTTGCGGAGTCTTTCGGCTCGTGCAACAGGATATTCGCAGAACATTTGATGATTTTAAGGAAG TGAATGTATTCACAACTTCCATCAACAATGGCATACGGCAAAAGCTACAAATTATCATCGAAAGACATAATGCTATTATCGATTTGTGCACGGACCTAACGAGCCAGTTCACCGTTATCGTTTTAATGCATTTCCTGTCCGCAGCTTTTGTCCTGTGCTCGACCATTTTGGACATCATGTTG AACACATCATCATTGAGCGGCTTAACCTACATCTGCTATAGCATTGCGGCATTAACCCAACTGTTTCTATATTGCTATGGCGGGAATCATGTCAACGAAAGT AGCCTTGCCGTAGCGGACGTGCTATACGAAATTGAGTGGTACAAATGCGATGCCAGGACtagaaaaatgattttaatgaTATTGCGACGTTCGCAGAGGGCTAAAAGAATTGCGGTACCATTTTTTACGCCCTCTTTGCCAGCCTTCAGTTCG ATACTCAGCACAACTGGCTCATATATCACACTGCTGAAGACATTTCTATAA